One region of Wyeomyia smithii strain HCP4-BCI-WySm-NY-G18 chromosome 3, ASM2978416v1, whole genome shotgun sequence genomic DNA includes:
- the LOC129732519 gene encoding protein Pixie: MSRNRAAEETDKQTRIAIVSSDKCKPKRCRQECKKSCPVVRMGKLCIEVAMDSKIASLSEELCIGCGICVKKCPFEAITIINIPSNLDKHTTHRYSKNSFKLHRLPIPRPGEVLGLVGQNGIGKSTALKILAGKLKPNLGRYSDPPDWTEILAHFRGNELQNYFTKILEDSLRALIKPQYVDQIPKAVKGTVAALLDKRDERKNQKEICDLLDLSHIRDREIQALSGGELQRFACAMVCIQDGDIFMFDEPSSYLDVKQRLNCAMTIRSLIHPDKFIIVVEHDLSVLDYLSDFICCLYGVPGCYGVVTMPFSVREGINIFLDGYVHTENMRFRTESLTFKVSESASEEEIKRTCHYVYPQMKKKLGSFTLSVQDGQFSDSEIIVLLGENGTGKTTFIRMLAGNLEPDEESEKLPCLNISYKPQKISPKSQSTVRNLLHEKIRDAYIHPQFIADVMKPMKIDEIMDQEVQNLSGGELQRVALVLCLGKPADVYLIDEPSAYLDSEQRLIAAKVIKRYILHAKKTGFVVEHDFIMATYLADRVIVFEGKPSVDTTAHTPQSLLNGMNRFLELLEITFRRDPNNFRPRINKLNSVKDVDQKRAGQYFFYEEP; encoded by the exons ATGTCTCGAAACCGAGCCGCTGAGGAGACGGACAAGCAGACGCGTATTGCCATCGTCAGTTCCGACAAGTGCAAGCCCAAGCGATGTCGGCAGGAGTGCAAAAAGTCCTGCCCGGTAGTCCGGATGGGCAAACTTTGCATCGAGGTCGCAATGGACTCGAAGATTGCGTCTCTTTCGGAGGAGCTGTGCATCGGGTGTGGTATTTGTGTGAAG AAATGTCCCTTCGAGGCCATTACAATCATCAACATTCCGAGTAATCTGGACAAGCATACCACGCATCGTTATTCGAAGAACTCGTTTAAGCTACATCGGTTGCCGATTCCCCGTCCGGGTGAAGTGCTTGGGCTTGTAGGACAGAACGGTATTGGCAAGTCTACTGCTTTGAAAATTCTGGCTGGTAAGTTGAAGCCCAATTTGGGCCGTTACTCTGATCCACCAGACTGGACCGAGATTCTGGCTCACTTCCGAGGAAACGAACTGCAGAACTACTTTACGAAAATTTTGGAAGATAGCTTAAGAGCTTTGATAAAGCCGCAGTACGTGGATCAAATTCCCAAAGCCGTTAAAGGCACGGTTGCTGCTTTGCTGGATAAAAGAGATGAACGCAAAAACCAGAAAGAGATTTGCGATTTGTTGGATTTAAGCCACATTCGTGACCGTGAGATACAGGCTTTGTCGGGAGGAGAGTTGCAGCGTTTTGCCTGTGCTATGGTGTGCATCCAGGATGGGGACATTTTTATGTTCGATGAACCGTCGTCCTATCTAGACGTAAAACAACGCTTGAACTGCGCTATGACAATTCGTTCGCTGATCCATCCGGATAAATTCATCATCGTGGTAGAGCACGATTTGTCCGTACTGGATTATCTGTCTGATTTCATTTGCTGTCTCTATGGAGTTCCTGGATGCTACGGAGTGGTTACTATGCCTTTCTCTGTTCGAGAAGGTATTAACATTTTCCTCGATGGTTACGTTCACACCGAGAACATGCGTTTCCGCACGGAATCGTTGACATTCAAAGTGTCCGAGTCGGCTTCCGAGGAGGAAATCAAACGTACTTGTCATTACGTGTATCCGCAGATGAAGAAAAAACTAGGCAGCTTCACACTCTCGGTTCAGGACGGACAATTTAGTGATTCGGAGATCATCGTTCTGCTGGGAGAAAATGGAACAGGAAAAACAACCTTCATTCGTATGCTTGCCGGAAACCTGGAGCCAGATGAGGAGTCAGAAAAGCTGCCCTGTCTTAACATTTCTTACAAGCCACAGAAAATTTCCCCCAAGAGTCAATCCACGGTGCGTAATCTTCTACACGAGAAGATCCGTGATGCTTATATTCACCCGCAGTTCATTGCGGACGTTATGAAACCGATGAAAATTGACGAAATCATGGATCAGGAGGTGCAAAACTTATCCGGTGGTGAATTGCAACGTGTAGCTCTGGTTCTGTGCTTAGGAAAACCAGCCGATGTGTATTTGATTGATGAACCGTCAGCCTATCTGGACTCCGAGCAGCGTTTGATTGCTGCGAAGGTTATTAAGAG ATACATTCTGCATGCCAAGAAAACTGGCTTCGTGGTAGAGCACGATTTTATCATGGCAACTTACCTGGCCGATCGGGTGATTGTGTTCGAGGGAAAACCTTCGGTTGACACCACCGCCCACACACCCCAGTCGCTGTTGAACGGAATGAACCGCTTCCTGGAACTGCTCGAGATCACATTCCGGAGAGATCCGAACAACTTCAGGCCTAGAATCAACAAGCTGAATTCGGTTAAG GATGTTGACCAAAAGCGAGCTGGACAGTACTTCTTCTACGAAGAGCCCTAA
- the LOC129732521 gene encoding hsp90 co-chaperone Cdc37 produces the protein MVDYSKWKNIEISDDEDETHPNIDTPSLFRWRHQARVERMEEQQREQQKLLAKKQEAEQKARELKGKLEKKEGNLDELKKSLEELEREQNRVRKQEEELRKKEKMQPWNVDTISKDGFQKTVINKSAINKKEDLTEDQKELNLKEFIKKYEKVMKEYGMMRKYEDSKKFLRDNHYLVCEDTANYLVIWCIELEMQDKHELMAHVAHQCICMQYILDIAKQLDVDPRACLESFFQRIQVAEPEYKNQFLAEIEAFKERIRKRAQEKIQKAIEEQEEEERKARLGPGGLDPVEVFESLPKELQTCFETRDIAMLQEVMSKLPEEEARYHLKRCIDSGMWVPDGKKGVLDMPPEESADGEGAEPIYVSVPEGEQQPEKK, from the exons ATGGTGGAttacagcaagtggaaaaatattGAG ATTTCAGACGATGAGGACGAGACCCATCCGAACATCGACACACCGTCACTGTTCCGCTGGCGGCATCAGGCTCGTGTCGAACGGATGGAGGAGCAGCAGCGAGAACAGCAGAAACTGCTCGCGAAGAAGCAGGAAGCGGAACAGAAAGCTAGAGAACTGAAGGGAAAGCTAGAAAAGAAAGAGGGCAATTTGGATGAGCTGAAGAAAAGCTTGGAGGAGTTGGAACGGGAGCAGAATCGCGTTCGAAAGCAGGAGGAAGAATTGCGGAAGAAGGAAAAAATGCAACCTTGGAATGTTGACACCATTAGCAAAGACGGATTCCAGAAGACGGTCATAAATAAAAGTGCGATTAACAAGAAGGAAGATCTGACCGAAGATCAGAAGGAGCTCAATCTAAAGGAGTTCATCAAAAAGTACGAAAAGGTCATGAAGGAGTACGGAATGATGCGAAAGTACGAGGACTCGAAAAAGTTCCTTCGGGACAATCATTACTTGGTATGCGAGGACACGGCCAATTATCTTGTGATTTGGTGCATTGAGCTGGAGATGCAGGATAAGCACGAACTAATGGCACACGTGGCCCATCAGTGCATTTGTATGCAGTATATTCTGGACATCGCTAAGCAGTTGGATGTCGACCCGCGAGCTTGTCTCGAGTCATTCTTCCAGCGAATTCAAGTTGCTGAACCAGAGTACAAGAACCAATTTTTGGCGGAGATTGAAGCATTTAAAGAGCGTATCCGGAAGCGAGCGCAGGAGAAAATTCAAAAGGCTATCGAGGAACAGGAGGAGGAAGAACGGAAGGCCCGGCTTGGTCCCGGTGGGTTGGATCCGGTTGAGGTGTTCGAGTCGCTACCGAAAGAACTGCAGACGTGCTTCGAGACGCGAGACATTGCAATGCTGCAGGAGGTGATGTCCAAGTTGCCCGAAGAAGAAGCTCGGTATCATCTGAAGCGCTGCATAGATTCCGGCATGTGGGTTCCGGATGGCAAAAAGGGTGTACTGGATATGCCACCAGAGGAGAGCGCTGATGGGGAGGGCGCAGAGCCGATATACGTGAGTGTGCCCGAAGGCGAACAGCAGCCGGAGAAAAAGTAA
- the LOC129732520 gene encoding signal recognition particle subunit SRP68, which produces MVESKSDKSEVSKENEDPSKQMDVDEEAGAQRKIFNIEILRVIKDLQLQHGLRHGDYQRYRGYCSRRVKRLRKTLNLPQGDKRHFRKRDVTVANLEKENSDERFIHIPLMLAERAWAYAMQLRQESNTEPRKRFHLVGKLRKATVYALQLQELCASDYCDARTKLEAEAYSAWIHGSLHFELSLWKSAAENLKKAQVIYENLLRALPEEEQVIYKAKVDELNPSLRYCAYNIGENASVNDLLEMRGQGMLDNLSTLVAQTKTESMEAFQTTQWRGRKVTVRSEKVRLFLLSIQELAKSIEKAKGFPAKIELLENVLMDCKDAISAIKDEIKQDPKLRASGDSGTMTATQYLLTYLSYTRLKLTLERNLLLVAQGKLSLDDPNVSDKAQVEGKKAKPQDLSRLYEIILQNVSEMQQLAGMESDAAYQSEIETLAVSFKSFRCYYIAITLLALKRWREAVAMYERSTKYASEAIASKAISSDFDLRQELKQLVQTIEGCKFSAHANSVLEDDSEESVLYGKSTKTSKPLFERLSVYKEDASLNSRNPNVFKLTPEMQPIPAKPLFFDLALNFAEFPSLEDKIEQKGGAKQTAGMSGFVKGLFGWGGSGGK; this is translated from the exons ATGGTAGAATCTAAATCGGACAAGTCGGAAGTCAGTAAAGAAAACGAGGATCCATCGAAACAGATGGATGTTGACGAGGAAGCTGGCGCACAACGCAAGATTTTCAACATCGAAA TTTTGCGGGTGATCAAAGATCTACAGCTGCAGCATGGTCTTCGTCATGGAGACTACCAGCGCTATCGAGGTTACTGCTCGCGACGTGTGAAGCGCCTCCGTAAGACGCTCAATCTACCGCAGGGCGATAAGCGGCACTTCCGCAAGCGCGATGTTACAGTGGCCAATCTGGAGAAGGAAAACTCTGACGAACGGTTTATTCATATTCCGCTGATGTTGGCTGAACGTGCTTGGGCGTATGCGATGCAGCTCCGTCAGGAATCTAATACCGAACCTAGGAAACGGTTTCATTTGGTTGGGAAACTGCGCAAGGCAACGGTTTATGCGCTGCAATTGCAGGAACTGTGTGCTTCGGATTATTGTGACGCTAGGACCAAGCTGGAGGCGGAAGCTTACTCGGCTTGGATTCATGGTTCGTTGCATTTTGAGTTGTCGCTGTGGAAAAGTGCTGCGGAGAATTTGAAAAAGGCGCAGGTCATTTATGAGAATCTGCTTCGGGCGTTGCCCGAAGAGGAACAGGTCATCTACAAGGCCAAGGTGGATGAGTTGAACCCGAGTTTGCGCTACTGCGCCTATAATATTGGTGAAAATGCTTCGGTGAATGATTTGCTTGAGATGCGCGGCCAGGGAATGTTGGATAATTTGAGCACACTGGTGGCACAGACTAAAACGGAGAGTATGGAAGCGTTCCAGACGACGCAGTGGCGCGGTCGAAAGGTTACCGTTCGTTCGGAAAAGGTTCGTTTGTTCTTGCTTAGTATTCAGGAGTTGGCAAAGAGTATCGAGAAAGCAAAAGGATTTCCGGCTAAGATCGAACTGCTAGAAAATGTGCTGATGGATTGTAAGGATGCCATTTCGGCTATcaaggatgaaataaaacaggATCCTAAGCTGCGAGCAAGCGGGGACAGTGGCACAATGACGGCCACTCAGTATTTACTTACATATTTGTCCTACACTCGATTGAAGTTGACTTTGGAGAGGAACCTGCTCTTAGTGGCTCAGGGTAAACTGAGTTTGGATGATCCGAACGTTTCAGATAAAGCACAAGTTGAGGGTAAAAAGGCCAAACCCCAGGATTTGTCTCGTTTGTATGAAATAATTTTGCAAAATGTTAGCGAAATGCAACAATTGGCTGGAATGGAGTCGGATGCGGCTTATCAATCGGAAATCGAAACTCTTGCTGTATCATTCAAATCGTTCCGTTGCTATTATATTGCTATTACTTTGCTGGCGCTGAAGCGTTGGCGCGAAGCAGTGGCCATGTACGAACGATCGACAAAATATGCCTCGGAAGCAATTGCTTCGAAAGCCATTAGCAGTGATTTCGATTTGCGCCAGGAGCTTAAGCAGCTTGTGCAGACGATCGAAGGTTGCAAGTTTTCCGCTCACGCCAACAGCGTGCTGGAGGATGACAGCGAGGAATCGGTTCTGTACGGTAAAAGTACGAAGACGTCCAAACCGCTCTTCGAACGGCTGTCCGTGTACAAGGAGGACGCCTCGCTGAACTCCCGGAATCCTAATGTGTTCAAGTTGACGCCCGAGATGCAACCGATTCCAGCTAAGCCGCTATTCTTCGATCTGGCGCTGAATTTCGCCGAGTTTCCTTCGTTGGAAGATAAAATAGAGCAGAAGGGTGGTGCGAAGCAGACGGCCGGAATGTCCGGCTTTGTTAAGGGACTTTTTGGCTGGGGTGGCAGCGGTGGAAagtaa